From one Lolium rigidum isolate FL_2022 chromosome 4, APGP_CSIRO_Lrig_0.1, whole genome shotgun sequence genomic stretch:
- the LOC124705472 gene encoding pentatricopeptide repeat-containing protein At2g34400-like, protein MATAPSVSSLISELHSRCHSLSAIKQLHAHILVLASNHTPFPYNHFLSKLLSVSSCTTTAAADYALLLLTSHPAPTAFSFNVALRFFSSSRPRTSLELFLRMLRSELRPDTYTLPFLLLAAARCPAPSFAVSAHALLHKLGLQHHDHTVHSLITMYSNLGDPRAARRVFDGILHRDVVSWNATIKAYERAGMAADVARMFRAMVAEGAVAPNAVTVAVVLAACRDAGDLVLGRWLEGWVKSAGIEVGSLVGSALVGMYEKCGEMGEARRVFDSIADKDNVAWNAMITGYAQNGMSNEAISLFYSMRQAGARPDKITLVGVLSACAAVGALELGTELDSYASHRGLYSNVYVGTALVDMYSKCGNLNKAVEVFGKLPCKNEASWNALICGLAFNGRGQEAIRQFELMRNEEGLRPDDITFIGVLSACVHAGLLEDGRRWFNSLTPEFQIIPKVEHYSCMVDLLARAGHLEEAWDFIQKIPGKADAVMLGALLAACRKSKNVEVSGRVIDRIMQLEPSNSWNYVVSSKIYASSDRLDDSARMRGLMRERGVNKVPGCSWVEVSGRVLEFYAGDEPQHGADDMYPLLDMLVDEMRLEGYVPDLDLV, encoded by the exons ATGGCCACCGCGCCATCAGTCTCCTCCCTCATCTCCGAGCTCCACTCGAGATGCCACTCCCTGTCCGCCATAAAGCAGCTCCATGCCCACATCctcgtacttgcctccaaccacaCCCCATTCCCGTACAACCATTTCCTCTCCAagctcctctccgtctcctcttgcaccaccaccgccgccgccgattaCGCCCTTCTCCTTCTCACCTCCCACCCCGCCCCCACCGCCTTCTCATTCAATGTCGCGCTccgcttcttctcctcctcccgcccaCGCACCTCCCTCGAGCTCTTCCTCCGCATGCTCCGCTCTGAGCTCCGCCCGGACACCTACACTCTTCcattcctcctcctcgccgccgcccgctgcccggcgccttccttcgccgtctCAGCGCACGCGCTTCTTCACAAGCTCGGGCTGCAACACCACGACCACACCGTCCACTCCCTCATCACCATGTACTCCAACCTCGGCGATCCCCGCGCTGCGCGCAGGGTGTTCGACGGAATTCTCCACCGCGACGTCGTCTCCTGGAACGCTACGATAAAAGCTTACGAGCGGGCAGGGATGGCGGCCGACGTGGCGCGGATGTTCCGTGCAATGGTTGCTGAGGGTGCCGTGGCGCCCAACGCGGTGACTGTCGCGGTCGTGCTCGCAGCATGCAGGGATGCAGGGGACTTGGTGCTTGGTAGGTGGTTGGAGGGCTGGGTGAAATCTGCAGGGATCGAGGTCGGATCGCTCGTCGGCTCAGCTCTCGTTGGGATGTATGAGAAGTGCGGAGAGATGGGGGAGGCACGGAGAGTGTTCGATAGCATTGCTGACAAGGATAACGTCGCATGGAATGCCATGATCACTGG GTACGCGCAGAATGGCATGTCAAACGAAGCCATTTCATTATTTTACAGCATGCGGCAAGCAGGGGCACGCCCAGATAAGATAACATTGGTAGGCGTGCTCTCGGCCTGTGCTGCAGTTGGAGCTCTGGAGCTAGGCACTGAACTGGACAGCTACGCCTCGCACAGAGGCCTATACAGCAATGTCTATGTCGGGACTGCATTGGTGGATATGTACTCAAAGTGTGGAAATCTTAACAAAGCCGTAGAAGTCTTTGGGAAACTGCCATGCAAGAATGAAGCTTCATGGAATGCCTTGATCTGCGGTCTTGCGTTCAATGGGCGAGGCCAGGAAGCCATTCGTCAGTTTGAACTGATGAGGAATGAGGAAGGTCTCCGACCGGACGATATCACCTTCATAGGAGTACTTTCTGCTTGTGTGCATGCTGGGTTACTGGAAGATGGTCGACGATGGTTCAATTCCCTGACACCTGAGTTCCAAATCATTCCCAAGGTCGAGCACTACTCCTGCATGGTTGATTTATTGGCACGTGCCGGACATTTAGAAGAAGCATGGGATTTCATTCAGAAGATTCCTGGTAAGGCAGATGCAGTTATGTTGGGCGCTTTGCTTGCTGCTTGTCGGAAATCAAAGAACGTTGAGGTCAGTGGCAGGGTCATCGACAGGATCATGCAGCTGGAGCCCTCAAACTCATGGAACTATGTGGTTTCATCCAAGATATACGCAAGTTCAGATAGATTGGATGACTCTGCACGGATGAGAGGACTGATGAGAGAGAGAGGTGTGAACAAAGTTCCAGGCTGCAGCTGGGTTGAAGTTAGCGGCAGAGTTCTTGAATTCTATGCAGGTGATGAACCACAGCATGGTGCGGATGATATGTATCCACTCCTCGACATGCTGGTTGATGAGATGAGACTTGAGGGATATgttccagatcttgatctggtgTAA